A genomic segment from Bradyrhizobium sp. CB1015 encodes:
- the nth gene encoding endonuclease III, with product MAKITRKPVPRKAAVPKKKAKPVATKPKAPAKKSLKATRPWTPAEIHEVFSRFRKANPEPKGELEHVNPFTLLVAVVLSAQATDAGVNKATRALFEVADTPQKMLDLGEERLRDYIKTIGLYRTKGRNVIALSAKLLSDFGGEVPRTRAEIESLPGAGRKTANVVLNMAFGEHTMAVDTHVFRVGNRTGLAPGKTPLEVEFGLEKVIPAEFMLHAHHWLILHGRYTCLARKPRCEVCLINDLCRWPEKTV from the coding sequence ATGGCGAAAATCACCCGCAAGCCGGTCCCGCGCAAAGCGGCAGTTCCGAAGAAAAAGGCCAAACCGGTCGCGACCAAGCCGAAAGCGCCCGCAAAGAAATCGCTCAAAGCCACCAGACCCTGGACTCCCGCCGAGATCCACGAGGTCTTCAGCCGTTTCCGCAAGGCCAATCCGGAGCCGAAGGGCGAGCTCGAGCACGTCAACCCGTTCACGCTCCTGGTCGCCGTGGTGCTGTCGGCGCAGGCGACCGATGCCGGGGTCAACAAGGCGACGCGTGCGTTGTTCGAGGTTGCCGACACCCCGCAGAAGATGCTCGATCTCGGCGAGGAGCGCTTGCGCGACTACATCAAGACCATCGGCCTCTACCGCACCAAGGGCAGGAACGTGATCGCGCTGTCGGCAAAGCTGCTCAGCGATTTCGGCGGCGAGGTGCCGCGCACGCGTGCGGAGATTGAATCGTTGCCCGGTGCAGGACGCAAGACCGCCAACGTCGTGCTCAACATGGCCTTCGGCGAGCACACCATGGCGGTCGACACCCACGTCTTCCGCGTCGGCAACCGCACCGGGCTTGCGCCCGGCAAGACGCCGCTCGAGGTCGAGTTCGGCCTCGAAAAGGTGATCCCGGCCGAGTTCATGCTGCACGCCCATCACTGGCTGATCCTGCACGGCCGCTATACCTGCCTCGCCCGCAAGCCGCGCTGCGAGGTCTGTCTGATCAACGATCTCTGTCGGTGGCCGGAGAAGACGGTGTGA
- a CDS encoding metal-sensitive transcriptional regulator, whose translation MRKDIKASVGKRLGRIEGQVRGLSKMVEEDRYCIDIVTQIAAVRAALRRVEEEVLKDHVAHCVEHAIASGDKADQRAKIAELMAVIGRAER comes from the coding sequence ATGCGCAAGGACATCAAGGCATCCGTCGGAAAACGTCTCGGCCGGATCGAGGGCCAGGTTCGTGGCCTCTCGAAAATGGTAGAGGAAGACCGCTACTGCATCGACATCGTGACGCAAATCGCGGCGGTGCGCGCCGCGTTGCGCCGGGTCGAGGAAGAGGTCCTGAAGGATCACGTCGCCCATTGCGTCGAGCACGCCATCGCGAGCGGCGACAAGGCCGACCAGCGCGCGAAGATCGCGGAGCTGATGGCGGTGATCGGACGGGCGGAGCGGTAG
- a CDS encoding heavy metal translocating P-type ATPase, whose amino-acid sequence MALNNNEHEHRHSAETHSGCGCSTKAAALAAKPEASSCCGGHGDHASHGHHHGHDHGDAATKVKDPVCGMSVDPATSKHRFEHHGETFHFCSAGCRTKFAADPAKYLAKGKAPEPEMPAGTIYTCPMHPQIRQIGPGTCPICGMALEPEVASLETGPNPELADMTRRFWIGGVLSLPPVVLEMGGHLASPHSWIDPTLSNWIQLVFATPVVLWAGWPFFVRGWQSLLTRNLNMFTLIAMGTGVAYVYSVLGTVTPQIFPATFRGHEGAVAVYFEAAAVITVLVLLGQVLELRARDATSGAIKALLQLAPKTARRVDADGSEHEVEIDTLHAGDRLRVRPGEKVPVDGIILEGRSSLDESLVTGESMPVTKETGAKVIAGTLNQSGSFIMRADKVGRETLLSQIVQMVADAQRSRAPIQRLADQVAGWFVPLVIVVAVAAFGAWTWFGPEPRLAFGLVAAVSVLIIACPCALGLATPMSIMVGVGRGAQGGVLIKNAEALERMEKIDTLVVDKTGTLTEGKPKVVSIVPASGFAEGDILRLAATVERASEHPLADAIVRAAKEKQLPLGQVEQFDSPTGKGATGKVDGKTIVLGNARYLSSIGIDTQSLDAEAERLRGDGATVINMAVDGRLAGLFAIADPVKASTPEALKALAAEGIKVIMLTGDNRTTAEAVARRLGIADVEAEVLPDQKSAVVTKLQKAGRSVAMAGDGVNDAPALAAAEVGIAMGTGTDVAMESAGVTLLKGDLVGIVRARKLSQATMSNIRQNLFFAFIYNAAGIPIAAGVLYPAFGLLLSPIIAAAAMALSSVSVVGNALRLRTTRL is encoded by the coding sequence ATGGCATTGAACAACAACGAGCACGAGCATCGTCACAGCGCGGAAACGCATTCCGGGTGCGGCTGTTCCACGAAAGCTGCGGCGCTGGCGGCCAAGCCCGAGGCGTCCTCGTGCTGCGGCGGCCACGGCGATCATGCCAGCCACGGCCATCATCACGGCCATGATCATGGCGACGCCGCAACCAAGGTCAAAGATCCCGTCTGTGGCATGAGTGTCGATCCCGCGACCTCGAAGCATCGCTTCGAACATCACGGCGAGACCTTCCATTTCTGCTCGGCCGGCTGCCGCACCAAGTTCGCCGCCGATCCGGCCAAGTATCTCGCCAAGGGGAAGGCACCCGAACCGGAGATGCCCGCGGGCACGATCTACACCTGTCCGATGCACCCGCAGATCCGCCAGATCGGGCCGGGCACGTGCCCGATCTGCGGCATGGCGCTGGAGCCTGAGGTCGCAAGCCTGGAGACCGGTCCCAATCCGGAGCTCGCCGACATGACGCGGCGGTTCTGGATCGGCGGCGTGCTGTCGCTGCCGCCGGTGGTGCTGGAGATGGGCGGCCATCTCGCAAGCCCCCACAGCTGGATCGATCCGACCCTCTCGAACTGGATCCAGCTCGTCTTCGCGACGCCCGTCGTGCTCTGGGCCGGCTGGCCGTTCTTCGTCCGCGGCTGGCAATCGCTGCTGACGCGCAACCTCAACATGTTCACGCTGATCGCGATGGGCACCGGCGTTGCCTACGTCTACAGCGTGCTCGGCACGGTGACGCCGCAGATCTTCCCCGCCACCTTCCGCGGCCATGAGGGCGCGGTCGCGGTCTATTTCGAGGCGGCCGCCGTCATCACCGTGCTGGTGCTGCTCGGCCAGGTGCTGGAGCTGCGCGCGCGCGATGCGACCTCGGGCGCGATCAAGGCGCTGCTCCAGCTCGCCCCGAAAACCGCGCGCCGTGTCGATGCCGACGGCAGCGAGCATGAGGTCGAGATCGACACGCTCCACGCCGGCGATCGCTTGCGCGTCCGTCCCGGTGAGAAGGTGCCGGTCGACGGCATCATCCTCGAAGGCCGCTCGTCGCTCGATGAATCGCTGGTGACGGGCGAATCCATGCCGGTCACCAAGGAGACCGGCGCAAAGGTCATCGCCGGCACGCTGAACCAGTCCGGTAGTTTCATCATGCGCGCCGACAAGGTCGGACGCGAGACGCTGTTGTCGCAGATCGTGCAGATGGTCGCGGATGCGCAGCGCTCGCGCGCGCCGATCCAGCGCCTGGCCGACCAGGTCGCCGGCTGGTTCGTGCCGCTGGTGATCGTCGTCGCCGTCGCTGCCTTCGGGGCCTGGACCTGGTTCGGACCCGAGCCGCGGCTGGCCTTCGGCCTCGTCGCCGCGGTCAGCGTGCTGATCATCGCCTGCCCCTGTGCGCTGGGCCTGGCCACCCCGATGTCGATCATGGTCGGCGTCGGCCGTGGCGCGCAGGGCGGTGTCCTGATCAAGAACGCCGAGGCGCTGGAGCGGATGGAGAAGATCGACACGCTGGTGGTCGACAAGACCGGCACGCTGACCGAAGGCAAGCCCAAGGTGGTCTCGATCGTGCCGGCGTCCGGCTTTGCCGAAGGCGACATCCTCCGGCTGGCGGCCACCGTCGAGCGCGCCAGCGAGCATCCGCTGGCCGACGCCATCGTGCGCGCGGCCAAGGAGAAGCAGCTTCCCCTCGGCCAGGTCGAGCAGTTCGATTCGCCGACCGGCAAGGGCGCGACCGGCAAGGTCGACGGCAAGACCATCGTGCTCGGCAATGCCAGATATCTGTCGTCGATCGGCATCGACACCCAATCGCTCGACGCCGAAGCCGAACGGCTGCGCGGCGACGGCGCCACCGTGATCAACATGGCGGTCGACGGCCGGCTGGCCGGCCTGTTCGCGATCGCAGATCCGGTCAAGGCCTCGACGCCTGAGGCGCTGAAGGCGCTCGCGGCTGAGGGCATCAAGGTGATCATGCTGACCGGCGACAACCGCACCACGGCGGAGGCCGTGGCGCGCCGCCTCGGCATCGCCGACGTCGAAGCCGAGGTGCTGCCGGACCAGAAGAGCGCAGTGGTGACAAAACTGCAGAAGGCCGGCCGCAGCGTCGCCATGGCCGGAGACGGCGTCAACGACGCACCGGCGCTGGCGGCGGCCGAGGTCGGCATCGCCATGGGCACCGGCACCGACGTTGCGATGGAGAGCGCCGGCGTGACGCTGCTCAAGGGCGACCTCGTCGGCATCGTCCGCGCGCGAAAGCTGTCGCAGGCGACGATGAGCAACATCCGGCAGAACCTGTTCTTCGCCTTCATCTACAACGCCGCCGGGATTCCGATCGCCGCCGGCGTCCTCTATCCGGCGTTCGGTCTGTTGCTGTCCCCGATCATCGCCGCGGCGGCGATGGCGCTGTCCTCGGTGAGCGTCGTCGGCAACGCGCTGCGGCTGCGTACGACGCGGCTGTGA
- a CDS encoding sulfate transporter family protein: protein MLDAAIRALSQMISPPMRSILWRSIGLALVLITVLAIGLQRLLSWFATSGEVWLEGLLGPGWHSSLEVLSWIVSIAAGLGVVFGGIFLMPAITSLVASLFVDDVAEIVEREHYPAERPGTALPFSQAMLEGIKTALVAILVYLAALPLVLFAGAGFLIFFLAAAWLLGREYFELAAMRFRPPEEAKAMRRDNAATIFTAGLFIAAFVSIPIVNLATPIFGMAFMVHMHKRLSGPRPELIEPARQVR from the coding sequence ATGCTGGATGCCGCCATCAGGGCGCTGTCGCAAATGATCTCGCCGCCGATGCGCTCGATCCTGTGGCGGTCGATCGGGCTCGCGCTGGTGCTGATCACCGTGCTGGCGATCGGCTTGCAGCGGCTGCTCAGCTGGTTTGCGACCTCCGGCGAGGTGTGGCTGGAAGGCCTGCTCGGGCCGGGCTGGCATTCCTCGCTCGAGGTTCTCTCCTGGATCGTCTCGATCGCGGCGGGCCTCGGTGTGGTGTTCGGCGGCATCTTCCTGATGCCGGCGATCACCTCGCTGGTGGCGAGCCTGTTCGTTGACGACGTCGCCGAGATCGTCGAGCGCGAGCATTATCCCGCCGAGCGGCCGGGCACCGCGCTGCCGTTCAGCCAGGCGATGCTCGAGGGCATCAAGACCGCGCTCGTGGCCATCCTGGTCTATCTCGCTGCGCTGCCGCTGGTGCTGTTCGCCGGTGCCGGTTTCCTGATTTTCTTCCTCGCCGCCGCCTGGCTGCTCGGCCGCGAATATTTCGAGCTCGCCGCGATGCGCTTCCGCCCGCCCGAGGAAGCCAAGGCGATGCGGCGCGACAATGCCGCGACCATCTTCACCGCCGGCCTGTTCATCGCCGCCTTCGTCTCGATCCCGATCGTGAACCTGGCGACGCCGATCTTCGGCATGGCCTTCATGGTCCACATGCACAAGCGCCTGTCAGGCCCGCGGCCCGAGCTGATCGAGCCGGCTCGGCAGGTGCGATAG
- a CDS encoding sulfite exporter TauE/SafE family protein: MTLADFLPKDVNLTIAAALCAVAFVSGTARGFSGFGAALIFMPLASSIVAPRLVAALLLVIDFVAAAPLLPEAWRKADRKATAVIVLGALIGVPIGTHFLSVLEPVTTRWIISCFVAALLLLLLSGWHYRGKDHAWLSAGIGGLSGFCSGLAQTGGPPIVGYWLGRSIAPVVARANIVLFFGASDFFSMVSYAATGLISRESLVLSLIVGPVYATGVAFGSSLFGRASEKVFRAICYALIALAVIFGLPALDGVLR, translated from the coding sequence ATGACGCTCGCTGACTTCCTTCCGAAGGACGTCAACCTCACGATCGCGGCGGCGCTCTGCGCCGTCGCTTTCGTTTCGGGCACCGCGCGCGGCTTCTCCGGCTTCGGCGCGGCGCTGATCTTCATGCCGCTGGCCAGCAGCATCGTGGCGCCGCGGCTCGTTGCAGCCCTGCTTCTCGTCATCGACTTCGTCGCGGCCGCGCCGCTGCTGCCGGAGGCATGGCGGAAGGCCGATCGCAAGGCCACTGCCGTGATCGTGCTGGGCGCGCTGATCGGCGTGCCCATCGGCACCCATTTCCTCAGCGTGCTCGAACCCGTCACCACGCGCTGGATCATCTCCTGCTTCGTCGCGGCGCTGTTGCTGCTATTGCTGTCGGGGTGGCACTATCGCGGCAAGGACCACGCCTGGCTGTCGGCCGGCATCGGCGGTCTCTCCGGCTTCTGCAGCGGCCTCGCGCAGACCGGCGGGCCGCCGATCGTCGGCTACTGGCTCGGCCGATCGATCGCGCCGGTCGTCGCGCGCGCCAACATCGTGCTGTTCTTCGGCGCCTCGGATTTCTTCTCGATGGTCAGCTATGCGGCGACCGGCCTGATCAGCCGCGAATCGCTGGTGCTGTCGCTGATCGTCGGACCGGTCTATGCGACTGGCGTTGCGTTCGGCAGCTCGTTATTCGGGCGTGCGAGCGAAAAGGTGTTTCGCGCTATCTGCTACGCGCTGATTGCGTTGGCGGTGATCTTTGGATTGCCCGCGTTGGACGGGGTGTTGCGATAG
- the nikR gene encoding nickel-responsive transcriptional regulator NikR, whose amino-acid sequence MQRITITIEDDLLAEIDAAAEARGYQNRSEIIRDLARAGLQQSAEDTAQTGQCVAGLVYVYDHAARDLSKRLVQEFHGHHDLALATLHVHLDDNNCMEMTALRGDAAEVRHFADHIIAERGVRYGRVVMIPTGDGKPAKARKHGHGHRHE is encoded by the coding sequence ATGCAGCGGATCACGATCACGATCGAGGACGATCTCCTGGCGGAGATCGATGCCGCAGCTGAAGCGCGCGGCTACCAGAACCGCTCCGAGATCATTCGCGACCTCGCCCGCGCCGGCCTGCAGCAGAGCGCTGAGGACACCGCGCAGACCGGCCAATGCGTAGCCGGCCTGGTCTACGTCTATGACCACGCGGCGCGCGATCTGTCGAAACGGCTGGTGCAGGAATTCCACGGCCACCACGACCTCGCGCTGGCGACGCTGCATGTCCATCTCGACGACAACAATTGCATGGAGATGACGGCGCTGCGCGGCGATGCCGCCGAGGTCAGGCATTTCGCCGACCACATCATCGCCGAGCGCGGCGTGCGCTACGGCCGCGTGGTGATGATCCCGACCGGCGACGGCAAGCCGGCGAAAGCGCGCAAGCACGGGCATGGCCATAGGCATGAGTAG
- a CDS encoding YiiX/YebB-like N1pC/P60 family cysteine hydrolase, giving the protein MGTVLDSVGKLIAAYLSKEVPGYEPFTPSDPEHLRGVIEPGDVLLVEGNNRVSGIIKYLTQSTWSHAALYVGPVEGAEEANGEPHVLIEANIGEGVTSAPLSKYFPYHTRVCRPVGLSHEDRTTVCRYAINRIGFGYDTKNIVDLMRYLFPLPIPQRWRRRMIAIGSGDPTKIICSALIAQAFDAVRYPILPKITKAGSRAARREILHIRDSSLYMPRDFDISPYFEVVKPTIVHGFDYTALHWADKQKPLEEVAGTFSVFPETLRAPPLVPEAADEETPLEIPAEEVSAPPAQAGVACSEHFVQLSELAMCRARTREITA; this is encoded by the coding sequence ATGGGGACGGTCCTTGATTCAGTCGGCAAGCTGATTGCCGCGTACCTCTCGAAGGAGGTGCCGGGCTATGAGCCGTTCACGCCCAGTGACCCCGAGCATCTGCGCGGCGTCATCGAGCCCGGCGACGTGCTGCTGGTCGAGGGCAACAACCGCGTCTCCGGCATCATCAAATATTTGACGCAGTCGACCTGGTCGCATGCCGCGCTCTATGTCGGCCCGGTCGAGGGGGCGGAGGAGGCGAACGGCGAGCCGCATGTGCTGATCGAGGCCAATATCGGCGAAGGCGTCACCTCGGCACCGCTGTCGAAATATTTCCCCTATCACACCCGCGTCTGCCGGCCGGTCGGGCTGTCCCATGAGGACCGCACCACGGTCTGCCGCTATGCGATCAACCGCATCGGCTTCGGCTACGACACCAAGAACATCGTCGACCTCATGCGCTACCTGTTCCCGCTGCCGATACCGCAGCGTTGGCGCCGGCGCATGATCGCGATCGGCTCGGGCGACCCGACCAAGATCATCTGCTCGGCGCTGATCGCGCAGGCGTTCGACGCCGTGCGCTATCCGATCCTGCCGAAGATCACCAAGGCCGGCAGCCGCGCCGCACGGCGCGAGATCCTGCACATCCGCGATTCCTCGCTCTACATGCCCCGCGACTTCGACATCTCGCCCTATTTCGAAGTCGTCAAACCCACCATCGTGCACGGGTTCGACTACACCGCCCTGCACTGGGCCGACAAGCAGAAGCCGCTCGAGGAGGTGGCGGGCACGTTCAGTGTGTTTCCAGAAACGCTCCGTGCGCCGCCGCTCGTTCCTGAAGCGGCTGACGAAGAGACGCCGCTTGAGATTCCGGCTGAAGAAGTGAGCGCGCCGCCTGCGCAAGCCGGCGTGGCTTGCTCCGAACATTTCGTGCAGCTGAGCGAGCTCGCGATGTGTCGCGCGCGGACGCGGGAAATAACGGCTTAA
- the pheT gene encoding phenylalanine--tRNA ligase subunit beta: MKFTLSWLKDHLETDEPLEKLADKLTMIGLEVENIEDKAKALKPFTIARVISAEQHPNADRLRVCRVDIGDGGAPVQVVCGAPNARAGLVSVFSPPGTYIPGKDITLGIGTIRGVESRGMLCSAAELQISNDHDGIMELPADAPIGAAYAEWAGLGDPVLEINLTPNRQDCTGVHGIARDLAAADMGKFKDPTIKPIKGEFPCPVKVTVEDATLCPGFALRLVRGVKNGPSPEWLQKRLTAIGLRPINALVDITNFMTYDRARPLHVFDAKKVKGNLVVRRAREGESLLALDGRTYNLDPAICVIADEHGVESLAGIMGGEASGCDENTTDVLIESALWNEINIAQTGRKLGINSDARYRFERGVDPAFMVPGIELATKLVMELCGGTPSETIVVGKAFADDRVIDFPVTEVKRLSGIEVPQVEMKRILTHLGFMMAGPGPVVKVAVPSWRSDVHGKADIVEEIVRIFGVDKVPMTPFERGDEPRKPVLTPLQLRTRRARRALASRGMVEAVTWSFIAKPAAELFGGGQRELEVANPIASDLSDMRPTLLAGLIAAAQANADRGFGDVALFEVGQLFKGDRPQDQFMAASGVRRGLASSEGLGRHWTGSAQADVFDAKADALAVLAAAGAPMQALQIVAGGPGWLHPGRSGTIQIGPQNVLGYFGEVHPRALEALGADGPLVVFEVILDRIPEAKKKPTRAKPLIELSAFQPVSRDFAFIVDRTVKAGDIVRAAQGVDKKLITGVNVFDVYEGKGIDDGKKSIAIAVTLQPREKTLTDQEIEAVGAKIVAEVTKKTGGTLRA, from the coding sequence ATGAAATTCACCCTCTCCTGGCTGAAGGATCATCTCGAGACCGACGAGCCGCTCGAAAAACTCGCCGACAAGCTCACCATGATCGGGCTCGAGGTCGAGAACATCGAGGACAAGGCGAAGGCGCTGAAGCCGTTCACCATTGCGAGGGTGATCTCGGCCGAGCAGCATCCGAATGCGGATCGCCTGCGCGTCTGCAGGGTCGACATCGGCGACGGTGGTGCGCCGGTGCAGGTCGTGTGCGGGGCGCCGAATGCGCGCGCCGGGCTCGTCAGCGTGTTCTCTCCGCCCGGCACCTACATTCCCGGCAAGGACATCACGCTTGGCATCGGCACCATCCGCGGCGTCGAGAGCCGCGGCATGCTGTGCTCGGCGGCCGAGCTGCAGATTTCCAACGACCATGACGGCATCATGGAATTGCCGGCGGACGCGCCGATCGGCGCGGCCTACGCCGAATGGGCCGGCCTCGGCGATCCCGTGCTCGAGATCAATCTGACGCCGAACCGGCAGGACTGCACCGGCGTGCACGGCATCGCGCGCGACCTCGCCGCCGCCGACATGGGCAAGTTCAAGGACCCCACGATCAAGCCGATCAAGGGCGAATTCCCCTGCCCCGTGAAGGTCACGGTCGAGGATGCCACGCTCTGCCCGGGCTTTGCGCTCCGCCTCGTGCGCGGCGTCAAGAACGGACCTTCGCCGGAATGGCTGCAGAAGCGGCTGACCGCGATCGGGCTGCGTCCGATCAACGCGCTGGTCGACATCACCAACTTCATGACCTACGACCGCGCGCGCCCGCTGCACGTGTTCGACGCGAAGAAGGTGAAGGGCAATCTCGTCGTGCGCCGCGCGCGCGAGGGCGAGAGCCTGCTGGCGCTCGACGGCCGCACCTACAATCTCGATCCCGCCATTTGCGTGATCGCCGACGAGCACGGCGTCGAATCGCTCGCCGGCATCATGGGCGGCGAGGCCTCGGGCTGCGACGAGAACACGACTGACGTGCTGATCGAATCGGCGCTGTGGAACGAGATCAACATCGCCCAGACCGGCCGTAAGCTCGGCATCAATTCGGACGCGCGCTACCGCTTCGAGCGCGGCGTCGATCCGGCCTTCATGGTGCCCGGCATCGAGCTCGCGACCAAGCTGGTGATGGAGCTGTGCGGCGGCACACCGTCCGAGACAATCGTGGTCGGCAAAGCCTTCGCCGACGACCGCGTGATCGACTTCCCGGTCACCGAGGTCAAGCGCCTTTCCGGCATCGAGGTGCCGCAGGTCGAGATGAAGCGCATCCTGACCCATCTCGGCTTCATGATGGCGGGTCCCGGCCCGGTGGTGAAGGTCGCGGTGCCCTCGTGGCGCTCCGACGTGCACGGCAAGGCCGACATCGTCGAGGAGATCGTCCGCATCTTCGGCGTCGACAAGGTGCCGATGACGCCGTTCGAGCGCGGCGACGAGCCGCGCAAGCCGGTGCTGACGCCGCTGCAGCTGCGCACCCGCCGCGCGCGGCGCGCGCTCGCAAGCCGCGGCATGGTCGAAGCCGTGACCTGGTCGTTCATCGCCAAGCCGGCAGCCGAATTGTTCGGCGGCGGACAGCGCGAGCTCGAAGTGGCCAACCCGATCGCCTCGGATCTCTCCGACATGCGCCCGACCCTGCTGGCCGGCCTGATCGCGGCGGCGCAGGCCAATGCCGATCGCGGCTTCGGCGATGTCGCGCTGTTCGAGGTCGGCCAGCTGTTCAAGGGCGACCGCCCGCAGGACCAGTTCATGGCGGCGAGCGGCGTGCGTCGCGGCCTGGCTTCGTCCGAAGGTCTCGGACGGCACTGGACCGGCTCGGCGCAGGCCGATGTGTTCGACGCCAAGGCCGATGCGCTGGCGGTACTGGCGGCGGCCGGTGCGCCGATGCAGGCGCTGCAAATCGTGGCGGGTGGTCCCGGCTGGCTGCATCCGGGCCGCTCCGGCACGATCCAGATCGGGCCGCAGAACGTGCTCGGCTATTTCGGCGAAGTGCACCCCAGAGCGCTCGAGGCGCTCGGCGCCGACGGGCCGCTTGTCGTGTTCGAGGTGATCCTCGACCGCATCCCCGAGGCGAAGAAGAAGCCGACGCGCGCCAAGCCCTTGATCGAGCTCTCGGCGTTCCAGCCGGTGTCGCGTGACTTCGCTTTCATCGTCGACCGCACTGTCAAGGCCGGCGACATCGTTCGCGCGGCGCAAGGCGTCGACAAGAAGCTGATCACCGGCGTCAACGTCTTCGACGTCTACGAAGGCAAGGGCATCGATGACGGCAAGAAGTCGATCGCGATCGCGGTCACGCTTCAGCCCCGCGAGAAAACCCTGACCGATCAGGAGATCGAGGCCGTCGGCGCCAAGATCGTCGCCGAGGTCACCAAGAAGACCGGCGGCACGTTGCGAGCATGA
- a CDS encoding NAD(P)/FAD-dependent oxidoreductase, with translation MTITRRGFLVAPAVLAAMPVLRASAAPLPREADIVVIGAGAAGIAAARRIMATGRKVIVLEAASQVGGRCITDSTTFDTPFDRGARWMHNPDTNPMIRLARSAGLDVLPAPSGQKMRIGRRNARAGETEQFLAALVRANRAIDEAARGKLDTSCASVLPKDLGDWAGAAEFMLGASFAGKDLKELSAIDKGRAQDRNAAITCRQGLGTLIARLAEQAPVALSTPASRIAWSNRDVSVETQAGKIAARAAIVTVSTNVLTSGAIKFAPDMPKRTLDAASKLSLGSYDRIVLQLPGNPLGLSRDDILIEQSNSTRTALMFANIGGSSLCSIDVGGSFGRDLSEQGEKAMVAFAKEWITKLFGSEAAATVQKTSATRWNASPYVMGAMSAASPGGQLSRKTLAEPIGNMFLAGEATHETLWGTVDGAWESGERAADAALRKIGAIKDEPADVPTQSTKKRRTPRQ, from the coding sequence ATGACAATCACGCGCCGTGGTTTCCTTGTCGCGCCCGCGGTCCTTGCGGCGATGCCGGTCCTGCGCGCATCCGCCGCGCCCCTGCCGCGAGAGGCCGACATCGTCGTGATCGGTGCGGGGGCGGCGGGAATTGCCGCGGCGCGGCGTATCATGGCGACGGGCCGCAAGGTCATTGTGTTGGAAGCGGCATCGCAAGTCGGCGGCCGCTGCATCACGGATAGCACCACCTTCGACACGCCGTTCGACCGCGGCGCGCGCTGGATGCACAATCCCGACACCAACCCGATGATCCGGCTGGCGCGCAGTGCCGGACTCGATGTGCTGCCGGCGCCCTCGGGCCAGAAGATGCGCATCGGCCGCCGCAATGCCCGCGCGGGCGAGACCGAGCAGTTCCTGGCCGCGCTGGTGCGCGCCAACCGCGCCATCGACGAGGCCGCGCGGGGCAAGCTCGACACGTCCTGTGCATCCGTGCTGCCGAAGGATCTCGGCGACTGGGCCGGCGCGGCCGAGTTCATGCTGGGCGCGAGCTTCGCCGGCAAGGACCTGAAGGAGCTGTCCGCGATCGACAAGGGACGCGCGCAGGACCGCAACGCGGCGATCACCTGCCGCCAGGGCCTCGGCACGCTGATCGCGAGGCTCGCCGAGCAGGCGCCGGTGGCGCTGTCGACACCGGCGAGCCGCATCGCCTGGAGTAATCGCGACGTCAGTGTCGAGACGCAAGCCGGCAAGATCGCCGCGCGCGCCGCCATCGTCACGGTCTCGACCAACGTGCTGACATCGGGCGCGATCAAGTTCGCACCCGACATGCCCAAGCGGACGCTGGATGCGGCATCGAAGCTCAGCCTCGGCAGCTATGATCGTATCGTGCTGCAGCTGCCGGGCAATCCGCTCGGCCTGTCGCGCGACGATATCCTCATCGAGCAGAGCAATTCGACGCGCACGGCACTGATGTTCGCCAATATCGGCGGCTCCTCGCTGTGCTCGATCGATGTCGGCGGCTCCTTCGGCCGCGATCTCTCCGAGCAGGGCGAGAAGGCCATGGTCGCCTTCGCCAAGGAGTGGATCACAAAACTGTTTGGCAGCGAGGCCGCAGCCACCGTGCAGAAGACCAGCGCGACGCGCTGGAACGCCTCGCCCTATGTGATGGGCGCGATGTCGGCAGCTTCGCCCGGGGGCCAGCTCTCGCGAAAAACCTTGGCCGAGCCGATCGGCAACATGTTCCTCGCCGGCGAAGCCACGCACGAGACGCTGTGGGGCACCGTCGACGGTGCCTGGGAAAGCGGCGAACGCGCCGCGGACGCCGCGCTGCGCAAGATCGGCGCGATCAAGGACGAGCCGGCCGACGTGCCGACGCAGTCGACCAAGAAGCGGCGGACGCCGCGGCAGTAG